One Malassezia restricta chromosome VI, complete sequence genomic region harbors:
- a CDS encoding nucleolin: protein MGTKDKSAAVSAKAAPKSDVKPKNEEKGIKKASSPAEKSSKKSKKPEPMDEDSSDSEDSESDDSDDSDSSSNSDDSDDSDESSDSDDSDDDSEDDSEEDSSDSDDSNKGDESKKNVKDESDSSSESDSDSDDSDDDANPSEKKQQSSESEDSDDSDDSDSSESSDDSESSDDSDDSDSDDSNDNETKSSKQKSESSDSDDSDDSEDSDDSDSDDSEDNEKNVPKEKSKNSDSDDSEDSDDSDSDDSEESNSDDSDDSDSDDSDDSDDDDSDDDDKKVSDKSESSDSDDSDDSEEEDSEKQESSDSDEDSDSSESSDSDSDSDSDSDSDSDSDSDSDSDSDSDSDSDSDSDSDSDSDSDSDSDSDSDSESESDKNTESKKTSVNKKRKSDEMEEQKTTKKSKVDQSEDTGIKTLWVGQLSWNVDNDWLKSEFEQYGTVLDARVQCDRDSGRSRGFGYVDFASSAEALRASKEAHGKELDGRALRVDLQPPRGPQERVESRAKHFKDELSAPSNTLFIGGLAWALTEDDVWNAFAEFGEVAGVRLPKEIESGRPKGFGYVEFTSEENAAKALEAMNGQALGGRPIRIDFAGKRDNSNSSRGAPRGGHTGRPRDSGWGGRAGGARSASGSARSGAIAPSTGKKMTFDD from the coding sequence ATGGGCACAAAAGACAAATCTGCCGCTGTGTCGGCAAAAGCCGCGCCTAAAAGCGACGTTAAGCCGAAGAATGAAGAGAAAGGAATAAAGAAGGCTTCTTCTCCTGCTGAGAAGAGCTCTAAAAAGTCGAAAAAGCCCGAGCCTATGGACGAAGACTCATCTGATTCAGAAGACTCGGAATCTGACGACTCTGACGACTCTGATAGCTCTAGCAACTCTGATGATTCTGATGATTCTGACGAATCTAGTGACTCGGACGACTCAGATGACGACTCAGAAGATGATTCAGAAGAAGACtcgagcgactcggacgacTCAAACAAGGGCGATGAATCAAAAAAGAATGTCAAAGATGAGTCAGACTCGAGTTCGGAGTCAGATTCCGACTCTGATGACTCTGACGATGACGCAAACCCCTCTGAAAAGAAGCAACAAAGCTCGGAATCTGAAGATTCAGATGATTCTGACGACTCTGACTCATCAGAATCGTCAGATGATTCAGAAAGCTCTGATGACTCTGATGACTCTGATTCCGATGATTCAAATGACAATGAAACGAAATCATCTAAGCAAAAGTCTGAGAGCTCTGACTCTGACGACTCTGACGATTCGGAGGACTCTGATGACTCTGATTCCGATGACTCGGAGGACAATGAAAAGAATGTACCGAAAGAAAAGTCTAAGAACTCTGATTCTGACGATTCAGAGGACTCTGATGACTCTGATTCTGACGACTCTGAAGAATCTAACTCTGATGACTCTGACGACTCAGATTCTGATGATTCTGACGACTCTGACGATGACGATTCTGACGATGATGACAAGAAGGTCTCAGATAAGTCTGAGAGTTCTGACTCGGACGATTCGGATGACTCTGAAGAAGAGGACTCGGAAAAGCAAGAAAGCTCTGACTCAGACGAGGATTCGGACTCATCTGAATcctcagactcagactcagactcagactcagactcagactcagactcagactcagactcagactcagactcagactcagactcagactcagactcagactcagactcagactcagactcagactcagactcagactcagactcagactcgGATTCCGACTCTGAATCTGAGTCGGACAAGAATACAGAGTCCAAGAAGACTAGTGTCaacaagaagcgcaagtcAGATGAAATGGAAGAGCAGAAAACCACGAAAAAGTCCAAAGTCGATCAGTCGGAAGACACAGGAATCAAGACCCTGTGGGTTGGCCAGTTGAGCTGGAATGTTGACAATGACTGGCTCAAGAGTGAATTCGAGCAATACGGCACCGTACTTGATGCACGAGTGCAATGCGATCGTGACTCCGGTCGTAGCCGCGGCTTTGGATACGTCGACTTTGCCTCATCGGCTGAAGCGCTTCGCGCTTCGAAGGAAGCTCATGGTAAAGAACTCGATGGTCGTGCTCTTCGTGTGGATCTGCAGCCTCCTCGCGGCCCTCAGGAGCGTGTCGAATCTCGGGCCAAACATTTTAAGGATGAGCTGAGTGCACCTTCCAACACCCTCTTTATCGGCGGTCTCGCTTGGGCATTGACAGAAGACGATGTTTGGAACGCATTTGCCGAGTTTGGTGAGGTAGCGGGTGTTCGTCTTCCCAAAGAGATCGAGTCTGGTCGTCCCAAAGGCTTTGGGTATGTGGAGTTCACCTCAGAAGAAAATGCAGCCAAGGCACTGGAAGCCATGAATGGTCAAGCTTTGGGCGGCCGTCCCATTCGCATTGACTTTGCTGGTAAGCGTGATAACAGCAACTCCTCGCGTGGCGCACCTCGAGGTGGTCATACTGGTCGTCCTCGCGACAGCGGTTGGGGAGGACGTGCCGGTGGTGCCCGCTCTGCATCAGGAAGTGCCCGTTCTGGAGCCATTGCCCCTTCTACGGGTAAGAAAATGACCTTCGATGATTAA
- a CDS encoding nitric oxide dioxygenase: MTVTWEKPQLSESHANVIRATLPLVGEHINEITSLFYKTMFQNHPDLIKDLFNRGNQKQGAQQKALAASVAVFASKLVSENEGLPAHLFSRIGHKHAALGITADQYQIVHDNLFYAIVQVLGADTVTAEVAEAWDRVYWLMADMLIKFEKGLYDEAGVEPGKVFRQVKVVQSDKLTDDVTLFSIESTDASKPLPAHKPGQYISVRARLPDGAGQLRQYSLVDDGVKAGRLSFAVKAVSATESAPAGEVSNWLSENARVGTELEVSLPFGDLVLDTASSAPVVLVSAGIGATPMMGMLSRLVHDKSERQIIVLHVDKSAATDAFASQAKQLVSKLSNCRFHSWYAEGTSDDTTTIGEKLNLGKESLPKDALVYLCGSTEFLQAAAKDLKETGIPEDNVQFELFTPNDWLIS; this comes from the coding sequence ATGACCGTGACGTGGGAGAAGCCCCAACTGTCGGAATCGCACGCTAATGTCATTCGTGCTACTTTGCCCCTGGTAGGTGAGCATATCAATGAAATTACTAGTCTATTCTACAAGACTATGTTTCAGAATCACCCTGACTTGATCAAGGACCTCTTCAATCGTGGAAACCAAAAACAGGGCGCCCAACAAAAGGCCCTGGCTGCTTCGGTAGCTGTATTCGCCTCAAAGCTTGTGAGTGAAAACGAGGGGCTCCCCGCTCATCTTTTCTCGCGCATTGGACACAAGCACGCTGCATTGGGTATCACGGCGGACCAGTACCAAATCGTGCACGATAACTTATTTTATGCCATTGTCCAAGTACTTGGTGCTGATACGGTGACTGCGGAAGTTGCTGAGGCTTGGGACCGTGTCTATTGGCTCATGGCCGACATGCTCATCAAGTTTGAGAAAGGACTTTACGATGAGGCGGGTGTCGAACCTGGTAAGGTGTTCCGCCAGGTCAAGGTTGTTCAGTCTGACAAGTTGACCGACGATGTAACTTTATTCAGCATCGAAAGCACTGATGCGTCCAAGCCGTTACCAGCTCATAAGCCGGGTCAATACATTTCCGTGCGTGCTCGTCTACCAGATGGCGCAGGCCAGCTGCGTCAGTATAGTCTCGTGGATGACGGTGTCAAAGCAGGTCGTCTAAGCTTTGCTGTCAAGGCTGTCAGCGCCACCGAAAGTGCACCAGCAGGTGAAGTATCGAACTGGCTTTCAGAAAATGCCCGGGTTGGTACGGAGCTTGAGGTGTCACTGCCATTTGGCGATCTGGTGTTGGATACCGCGAGCTCCGCACCTGTGGTGCTTGTTTCTGCCGGTATTGGTGCTACCCCTATGATGGGCATGCTTTCGCGCCTTGTGCACGACAAGTCTGAGCGCCAGATCATTGTTCTTCACGTCGATAAGTCAGCTGCTACGGACGCGTTCGCTTCGCAGGCCAAGCAGCTCGTTTCGAAGCTCTCCAACTGCCGCTTCCATTCTTGGTATGCAGAGGGCACTTCTGATGACACTACGACTATCGGTGAGAAGCTCAACCTCGGCAAAGAATCCTTGCCAAAGGATGCACTCGTGTACCTTTGCGGCTCGACAGAATTTCTTCAGGCGGCTGCCAAGGATCTGAAGGAAACTGGCATTCCTGAGGACAATGTGCAATTCGAGCTTTTCACGCCAAACGATTGGCTCATTAGTTGA